In Clostridium novyi, one genomic interval encodes:
- a CDS encoding replication initiator protein A, whose translation MDEIKNNKSLKPQSFIMDINFLEAPFFLFNQNTKAIKVKDLKDNLNITEEVRHILNLHTNDNGEVKYFSWNDSKGLKREMMAISVFSLPRKFTMDVWYGIVGLYIKKSAPIMYNQKNSAFDIQSDKLYFTLYELAKFMKLTTGGANIRKIKDAIRQLDATQYLSFSNGSIYDKKNEEYVKSKEKGLRLIVNYEFNSEKKKSSSKTTDNKCWVQLNSLVVDNIKHEFIKYLNAETYFTLPSGLTRGLYTYLEGNKYSTNGMLTYIKRNFDVLSNKIPIEYRFNSDLKRRLKKPLQNLIKHDIISDYFYGDEEIINQKEHCIYFIFKGKKEEIIKILREKYQKQLQIAMDNTLEDTSKTEFVMSIPKNLDIALIEIGFSEKVVSQLYKDYDKWDIVKYIIWLQKQQFESSETIKNPAGLLMFALMGNVNLKIGYTDIIDFVDMEKEKIKQRKLSYEEILDNAYEKYVNDEINKFKNEDIGTYNIIYQNTLINIESQVESQIAQLKLLEKNEGIEMPSLKLWQEFKEKKEESKLFKKNFTNSIKVFRGIMTFEEFKVNFDKK comes from the coding sequence ATGGACGAGATTAAAAATAATAAATCATTAAAACCACAATCTTTTATTATGGACATTAATTTTTTGGAGGCACCTTTTTTCTTATTTAATCAAAATACAAAGGCTATAAAAGTTAAGGATTTAAAGGACAATCTTAATATTACAGAGGAAGTAAGACATATTTTAAACTTGCATACTAATGATAACGGTGAAGTAAAGTATTTTAGTTGGAATGATAGTAAAGGTTTAAAAAGAGAAATGATGGCTATTTCTGTTTTTAGTCTTCCACGTAAATTTACCATGGATGTATGGTATGGTATTGTTGGATTATATATAAAGAAATCAGCTCCTATAATGTATAATCAGAAAAACAGTGCTTTTGATATACAAAGTGACAAGCTTTATTTTACTTTATATGAATTAGCTAAATTTATGAAATTAACAACTGGTGGTGCAAATATAAGAAAGATTAAGGATGCCATAAGACAGTTAGATGCAACCCAATATTTATCTTTTTCTAATGGTAGTATTTATGATAAGAAAAATGAAGAGTATGTGAAAAGTAAGGAAAAGGGATTAAGATTAATTGTAAATTATGAATTTAATTCAGAAAAGAAAAAATCTTCTTCAAAAACCACTGATAATAAGTGCTGGGTTCAATTAAATAGTCTTGTAGTTGATAATATAAAACATGAATTTATTAAGTATCTTAATGCAGAAACTTATTTTACATTGCCATCAGGATTAACACGGGGCTTATATACTTATCTTGAAGGAAATAAATACTCAACTAATGGTATGCTAACTTATATAAAAAGAAATTTTGATGTACTTTCAAACAAAATTCCAATAGAATATAGATTTAATTCTGATTTAAAAAGAAGACTTAAAAAACCTCTACAAAATTTAATAAAACATGATATAATATCAGACTATTTCTATGGCGACGAAGAAATTATAAATCAAAAGGAGCATTGCATTTATTTTATTTTTAAGGGCAAAAAAGAAGAGATTATAAAAATTTTGCGCGAAAAATATCAAAAGCAATTACAAATAGCAATGGATAATACTCTTGAGGATACAAGTAAAACAGAATTTGTTATGAGTATTCCAAAGAATCTTGATATTGCTTTAATTGAGATAGGTTTTAGTGAAAAAGTAGTAAGTCAATTGTATAAAGACTATGATAAATGGGATATAGTAAAATATATTATATGGCTACAAAAACAACAATTTGAAAGTAGTGAAACTATAAAGAATCCAGCAGGATTATTAATGTTTGCATTAATGGGAAATGTAAATTTGAAAATAGGATATACAGATATTATTGATTTTGTAGATATGGAAAAAGAAAAGATTAAACAAAGAAAACTTTCATATGAAGAAATTTTAGATAATGCTTACGAAAAATATGTAAATGATGAAATTAACAAGTTTAAAAATGAAGATATAGGAACTTATAATATAATCTATCAAAATACTTTAATAAATATAGAATCGCAGGTGGAGTCTCAAATAGCTCAGCTTAAGTTACTTGAAAAAAATGAAGGTATAGAGATGCCTAGTTTGAAATTGTGGCAAGAATTTAAGGAAAAAAAAGAAGAGTCAAAGTTATTTAAAAAGAATTTCACTAATAGTATAAAGGTTTTTAGAGGTATTATGACTTTTGAAGAATTCAAAGTGAATTTTGATAAAAAGTAA
- a CDS encoding superoxide dismutase → MADLKAKTYNFESIKGMTSKQLDEHYKLYLGYINKINEIDKMSKNSQFYSGSNPTYSTMRSLKMGETYSLDGVILHQYYFQNITNSNDYISDNLINIICTQWGCLDNFLSYLKEVCLAMRGWAVVCFDPLTSLLRITGSDLHDYGPIWCAYPILVIDVYEHAYFMDFGTNRAKYIDVMFKNLNWKVISSRFNKCISLLECY, encoded by the coding sequence ATGGCCGATTTAAAAGCTAAAACTTATAATTTTGAAAGCATCAAGGGAATGACTTCAAAACAATTAGATGAACATTATAAATTATATTTAGGATATATAAACAAAATAAATGAAATAGACAAAATGAGTAAAAATTCTCAGTTTTATTCTGGTTCAAATCCAACTTATAGTACTATGAGATCCTTAAAAATGGGTGAAACTTATTCTTTAGATGGAGTAATTCTTCATCAATACTATTTTCAAAATATAACAAATTCAAATGATTACATTAGTGATAATTTAATTAACATAATATGTACTCAATGGGGATGTTTAGACAATTTTTTAAGTTATTTAAAAGAAGTTTGTCTTGCTATGAGAGGTTGGGCAGTGGTTTGTTTTGATCCTTTAACATCTCTTCTTAGAATTACAGGGTCAGATCTTCACGATTATGGTCCTATATGGTGTGCATATCCTATTTTAGTCATAGATGTCTATGAGCATGCATATTTTATGGATTTTGGTACAAATAGGGCTAAATATATAGATGTTATGTTTAAAAACTTAAATTGGAAAGTTATTAGTTCACGATTTAATAAATGTATATCGCTACTTGAATGTTATTAA